In Primulina huaijiensis isolate GDHJ02 unplaced genomic scaffold, ASM1229523v2 scaffold40277, whole genome shotgun sequence, one genomic interval encodes:
- the LOC140969194 gene encoding aquaporin TIP1-1-like yields MPQSSDYFNVPLRNLAIGNRNDFRQPGAVKAAVAEFISTLIFVFAGSGSGLAYNKLTRGGHASPSGLVSAAIAYGFALFVAVAVSANISGGHVNPAVTFGLFVGGNISLVRAISYIIAQLLGSVVACLLLALSAGTWAIPAFGLTGISVWSAFVFEIVMTFGLVYTVYATAADPKKGEIGIIAPLAIGLIVGANILAGGPFTGAAMNPAVAFGPALVSFTWTYHWIYWAGPLIGGGLAGVIYEVFFISHSHEQVHGHGDDY; encoded by the exons ATGCCGCAGTCCAGCGATTATTTCAACGTCCCTCTACGCAACCTCGCCATAGGCAACCGCAACGACTTCCGCCAGCCAGGCGCCGTGAAGGCGGCGGTGGCCGAGTTCATCAGCACCCTCATCTTTGTTTTCGCCGGATCTGGCTCCGGCTTGGCTTATAACAAGCTTACCAGAGGCGGGCATGCCTCTCCGTCTGGTCTTGTCTCTGCGGCGATTGCCTATGGTTTCGCTCTCTTCGTGGCGGTCGCCGTTAGTGCTAACATCTCCGGCGGTCACGTCAACCCCGCGGTCACTTTTGGTTTGTTTGTTGGTGGGAATATCAGTCTTGTTCGCgctatatcatatattatagcTCAGTTACTTGGTTCCGTCGTCGCCTGCCTACTCCTCGCCCTGTCTGCTGGTACATGG GCAATCCCTGCATTTGGCCTCACCGGAATATCAGTATGGAGTGCGTTCGTTTTCGAAATCGTGATGACTTTCGGACTAGTGTACACAGTGTACGCCACCGCTGCTGACCCAAAGAAGGGTGAAATCGGAATCATAGCACCCCTTGCAATTGGTCTAATCGTCGGAGCCAACATCTTGGCCGGCGGACCTTTCACCGGTGCCGCAATGAACCCTGCTGTGGCGTTCGGACCTGCTTTGGTGAGCTTCACATGGACCTACCACTGGATTTACTGGGCTGGACCACTGATCGGCGGCGGGCTCGCCGGAGTTATATACGAGGTCTTCTTCATCAGCCACTCTCACGAGCAAGTTCATGGGCACGGCGATGATTACTGA